One genomic segment of Gasterosteus aculeatus chromosome 6, fGasAcu3.hap1.1, whole genome shotgun sequence includes these proteins:
- the phactr2 gene encoding phosphatase and actin regulator 2 isoform X1 — protein MAEEDEDSHPEMKHFALPWPLPRLRSFSDVCGFRSRVLIRLRGSRSVDGLEKSSSLASCDVVVDNAAGTQNAPATRQQRGKLSSLGKLFKPWKWRKKKTSDKFQDLSKVLERKISTRQTREELIKKGVLILDQDETIGSENLNGHATSSVTSEEVKVDVESPETALDHKASGPDGAEDKAERCDAKPVARAKQAQPRDVQAKKQQSPTLPSSSKPPGASASTTKHREGASGTKKTAKATGKTGPSTQAKANPRSTNSTSRGIAKTSHLKKTAKNSSTSTPRSRASKDALAQTEGPDARTNRKSNPPGSSSVPQKAPAETPAQPGELKSSLLSSNTKAASSKASGKETVGPPAASRPAPNASAAGEETGGGAAPGPAGQSPHVNKATEDTSFTVGETGGEKRGRTGGEGGGEESAAENSPRSAEAHDERPARLSVNTDRALVTVIPDRPRDSQTSDSDSDGPILYRDEEEDEEDDEYTTSALAVKIQRRDTLNIKLGNRPSKRELEEKNILPRSSETERHERRQLIGSKLVRSLSQRPTTEELEQRNILKQKNEAEEQEAKQEIKRRLSRKLSVRPTVAELVERRILCFNEYVEVTDAKDYDRRADKPWTRLTPSDKAAIRAELNKFKSQEMKVHEDSKQFTRFHRP, from the exons TTGATGGGCTGGAGAAATCGTCATCGCTGGCCAGCTGCGACGTGGTGGTGGACAACGCCGCCGGTACCCAGAATGCCCCAGCGACGCGGCAGCAACGGGGCAAGCTGTCGTCACTCGGGAAACTGTTCAAACCCTggaagtggaggaagaagaagaccagCGACAAGTTCCAGGATCTCTCCAAAG TCCTGGAGAGAAAAATCTCCACCAGACAAACGAGGGAGGAGCTCATCAAAAAAGGAGTTCTCATCCTCGACCAAG ATGAAACGATCGGCAGCGAAAATCTGAACGGCCACGCCACATCCAGTGTGACATCAGAGGAGGTTAAAGTTGACGTAGAGTCTCCAGAAACGGCGCTGGACCACAAGGCCTCCGGGCCCGACGGCGCTGAGGACAAAGCGG AAAGGTGCGATGCTAAACCCGTCGCCCGGGCAAAGCAGGCGCAGCCCCGAGACGTTCAAGCTAAAAAACAGCAGAGCCCGACTCTGCCCTCCTCTTCCAAACCGCCGGGTGCCTCTGCATCCACAACCAAGCACAGAGAAGGCGCTTCGGGGACTAAAAAGACTGCCAAAGCCACAGGCAAGACAGGCCCGTCCACTCAGGCTAAAGCTAACCCACGGAGCACTAACAGCACTAGTCGCGGCATCG CAAAAACCTCCCATCtaaagaaaacagcaaaaaactcctccacctccacccctcgTTCCCGTGCATCTAAGGACGCTTTAGCGCAGACAGAGGGCCCCGATGCGAGGACGAACCGGAAATCAAACCCTCCCGGCTCTTCCTCCGTCCCTCAAAAGGCCCCCGCAGAGACTCCTGCTCAGCCTGGGGAGTTAAAATCCTCGCTCCTTTCCTCAAACACCAAGGCGGCCTCGTCCAAAGCCTCGGGCAAAGAGACGGTGGGACCTCCGGCCGCCTCGCGACCCGCTCCCAATGCCTCGGCTGCGGGCGAGGAGACCGGCGGGGGCGCGGCTCCCGGACCCGCCGGTCAGTCCCCCCACGTCAACAAGGCCACAGAGGACACCTCCTTCACAGTGGGAGAGACGGGCGGAGAGAAACGGGGGAGaacgggaggggaggggggcggagaaGAGTCTGCAGCGGAGAACAGCCCGAG GTCCGCCGAGGCCCACGACGAAAGGCCGGCGCGGCTCAGCGTGAACACGGACCGGGCCCTGGTGACGGTGATCCCCGACAGGCCGAGGGACAGCCAAACCAGCGACTCGGACTCGGACGGGCCGATTCTCTACcgggacgaggaggaagacgaggaggacgacgagtACACGACCA GCGCTCTCGCCGTGAAGATCCAGCGACGAGACACCTTGAACATCAAGCTGGGGAACCGTCCCAGCaagagggagctggaggagaaaaacattCTGCCGCGGAGCTCCGAGACGGAGAGACACGAGCGACGCCAGCTGATCGGCTCCAAACTAGTcag AAGCCTGAGCCAAAGACCCACCacagaggagctggagcagaGAAACATCCTCAAGC AAAAGAATGAAGCAGAGGAGCAAGAAGCCAAGCAAGAGATTAAAAGAAGACTCTCCAGGAAG ctgagtGTGAGGCCTACGGTGGCAGAGCTCGTGGAGCGCCGGATTCTCTGTTTCAACGAGTACGTGGAGGTAACGGACGCCAAAGACTACGACCGGCGGGCGGACAAACCCTGGACCCGACTCACTCCCTCCGACAAG GCTGCTATCCGTGCGGAGCTGAATAAGTTCAAGAGCCAAGAGATGAAGGTTCACGAAGACAGCAAACAGTTCACCAG ATTCCACCGGCCCTAA
- the phactr2 gene encoding phosphatase and actin regulator 2 isoform X4, translating to MAEEDEDSHPEMKHFALPWPLPRLRSFSDVCGFRSRVLIRLRGSRSVDGLEKSSSLASCDVVVDNAAGTQNAPATRQQRGKLSSLGKLFKPWKWRKKKTSDKFQDLSKVLERKISTRQTREELIKKGVLILDQDETIGSENLNGHATSSVTSEEVKVDVESPETALDHKASGPDGAEDKAAKTSHLKKTAKNSSTSTPRSRASKDALAQTEGPDARTNRKSNPPGSSSVPQKAPAETPAQPGELKSSLLSSNTKAASSKASGKETVGPPAASRPAPNASAAGEETGGGAAPGPAGQSPHVNKATEDTSFTVGETGGEKRGRTGGEGGGEESAAENSPRSAEAHDERPARLSVNTDRALVTVIPDRPRDSQTSDSDSDGPILYRDEEEDEEDDEYTTSALAVKIQRRDTLNIKLGNRPSKRELEEKNILPRSSETERHERRQLIGSKLVRSLSQRPTTEELEQRNILKQKNEAEEQEAKQEIKRRLSRKLSVRPTVAELVERRILCFNEYVEVTDAKDYDRRADKPWTRLTPSDKAAIRAELNKFKSQEMKVHEDSKQFTRFHRP from the exons TTGATGGGCTGGAGAAATCGTCATCGCTGGCCAGCTGCGACGTGGTGGTGGACAACGCCGCCGGTACCCAGAATGCCCCAGCGACGCGGCAGCAACGGGGCAAGCTGTCGTCACTCGGGAAACTGTTCAAACCCTggaagtggaggaagaagaagaccagCGACAAGTTCCAGGATCTCTCCAAAG TCCTGGAGAGAAAAATCTCCACCAGACAAACGAGGGAGGAGCTCATCAAAAAAGGAGTTCTCATCCTCGACCAAG ATGAAACGATCGGCAGCGAAAATCTGAACGGCCACGCCACATCCAGTGTGACATCAGAGGAGGTTAAAGTTGACGTAGAGTCTCCAGAAACGGCGCTGGACCACAAGGCCTCCGGGCCCGACGGCGCTGAGGACAAAGCGG CAAAAACCTCCCATCtaaagaaaacagcaaaaaactcctccacctccacccctcgTTCCCGTGCATCTAAGGACGCTTTAGCGCAGACAGAGGGCCCCGATGCGAGGACGAACCGGAAATCAAACCCTCCCGGCTCTTCCTCCGTCCCTCAAAAGGCCCCCGCAGAGACTCCTGCTCAGCCTGGGGAGTTAAAATCCTCGCTCCTTTCCTCAAACACCAAGGCGGCCTCGTCCAAAGCCTCGGGCAAAGAGACGGTGGGACCTCCGGCCGCCTCGCGACCCGCTCCCAATGCCTCGGCTGCGGGCGAGGAGACCGGCGGGGGCGCGGCTCCCGGACCCGCCGGTCAGTCCCCCCACGTCAACAAGGCCACAGAGGACACCTCCTTCACAGTGGGAGAGACGGGCGGAGAGAAACGGGGGAGaacgggaggggaggggggcggagaaGAGTCTGCAGCGGAGAACAGCCCGAG GTCCGCCGAGGCCCACGACGAAAGGCCGGCGCGGCTCAGCGTGAACACGGACCGGGCCCTGGTGACGGTGATCCCCGACAGGCCGAGGGACAGCCAAACCAGCGACTCGGACTCGGACGGGCCGATTCTCTACcgggacgaggaggaagacgaggaggacgacgagtACACGACCA GCGCTCTCGCCGTGAAGATCCAGCGACGAGACACCTTGAACATCAAGCTGGGGAACCGTCCCAGCaagagggagctggaggagaaaaacattCTGCCGCGGAGCTCCGAGACGGAGAGACACGAGCGACGCCAGCTGATCGGCTCCAAACTAGTcag AAGCCTGAGCCAAAGACCCACCacagaggagctggagcagaGAAACATCCTCAAGC AAAAGAATGAAGCAGAGGAGCAAGAAGCCAAGCAAGAGATTAAAAGAAGACTCTCCAGGAAG ctgagtGTGAGGCCTACGGTGGCAGAGCTCGTGGAGCGCCGGATTCTCTGTTTCAACGAGTACGTGGAGGTAACGGACGCCAAAGACTACGACCGGCGGGCGGACAAACCCTGGACCCGACTCACTCCCTCCGACAAG GCTGCTATCCGTGCGGAGCTGAATAAGTTCAAGAGCCAAGAGATGAAGGTTCACGAAGACAGCAAACAGTTCACCAG ATTCCACCGGCCCTAA
- the phactr2 gene encoding phosphatase and actin regulator 2 isoform X3, whose product MEHDVDGLEKSSSLASCDVVVDNAAGTQNAPATRQQRGKLSSLGKLFKPWKWRKKKTSDKFQDLSKVLERKISTRQTREELIKKGVLILDQDETIGSENLNGHATSSVTSEEVKVDVESPETALDHKASGPDGAEDKAERCDAKPVARAKQAQPRDVQAKKQQSPTLPSSSKPPGASASTTKHREGASGTKKTAKATGKTGPSTQAKANPRSTNSTSRGIAKTSHLKKTAKNSSTSTPRSRASKDALAQTEGPDARTNRKSNPPGSSSVPQKAPAETPAQPGELKSSLLSSNTKAASSKASGKETVGPPAASRPAPNASAAGEETGGGAAPGPAGQSPHVNKATEDTSFTVGETGGEKRGRTGGEGGGEESAAENSPRSAEAHDERPARLSVNTDRALVTVIPDRPRDSQTSDSDSDGPILYRDEEEDEEDDEYTTSALAVKIQRRDTLNIKLGNRPSKRELEEKNILPRSSETERHERRQLIGSKLVRSLSQRPTTEELEQRNILKQKNEAEEQEAKQEIKRRLSRKLSVRPTVAELVERRILCFNEYVEVTDAKDYDRRADKPWTRLTPSDKAAIRAELNKFKSQEMKVHEDSKQFTRFHRP is encoded by the exons TTGATGGGCTGGAGAAATCGTCATCGCTGGCCAGCTGCGACGTGGTGGTGGACAACGCCGCCGGTACCCAGAATGCCCCAGCGACGCGGCAGCAACGGGGCAAGCTGTCGTCACTCGGGAAACTGTTCAAACCCTggaagtggaggaagaagaagaccagCGACAAGTTCCAGGATCTCTCCAAAG TCCTGGAGAGAAAAATCTCCACCAGACAAACGAGGGAGGAGCTCATCAAAAAAGGAGTTCTCATCCTCGACCAAG ATGAAACGATCGGCAGCGAAAATCTGAACGGCCACGCCACATCCAGTGTGACATCAGAGGAGGTTAAAGTTGACGTAGAGTCTCCAGAAACGGCGCTGGACCACAAGGCCTCCGGGCCCGACGGCGCTGAGGACAAAGCGG AAAGGTGCGATGCTAAACCCGTCGCCCGGGCAAAGCAGGCGCAGCCCCGAGACGTTCAAGCTAAAAAACAGCAGAGCCCGACTCTGCCCTCCTCTTCCAAACCGCCGGGTGCCTCTGCATCCACAACCAAGCACAGAGAAGGCGCTTCGGGGACTAAAAAGACTGCCAAAGCCACAGGCAAGACAGGCCCGTCCACTCAGGCTAAAGCTAACCCACGGAGCACTAACAGCACTAGTCGCGGCATCG CAAAAACCTCCCATCtaaagaaaacagcaaaaaactcctccacctccacccctcgTTCCCGTGCATCTAAGGACGCTTTAGCGCAGACAGAGGGCCCCGATGCGAGGACGAACCGGAAATCAAACCCTCCCGGCTCTTCCTCCGTCCCTCAAAAGGCCCCCGCAGAGACTCCTGCTCAGCCTGGGGAGTTAAAATCCTCGCTCCTTTCCTCAAACACCAAGGCGGCCTCGTCCAAAGCCTCGGGCAAAGAGACGGTGGGACCTCCGGCCGCCTCGCGACCCGCTCCCAATGCCTCGGCTGCGGGCGAGGAGACCGGCGGGGGCGCGGCTCCCGGACCCGCCGGTCAGTCCCCCCACGTCAACAAGGCCACAGAGGACACCTCCTTCACAGTGGGAGAGACGGGCGGAGAGAAACGGGGGAGaacgggaggggaggggggcggagaaGAGTCTGCAGCGGAGAACAGCCCGAG GTCCGCCGAGGCCCACGACGAAAGGCCGGCGCGGCTCAGCGTGAACACGGACCGGGCCCTGGTGACGGTGATCCCCGACAGGCCGAGGGACAGCCAAACCAGCGACTCGGACTCGGACGGGCCGATTCTCTACcgggacgaggaggaagacgaggaggacgacgagtACACGACCA GCGCTCTCGCCGTGAAGATCCAGCGACGAGACACCTTGAACATCAAGCTGGGGAACCGTCCCAGCaagagggagctggaggagaaaaacattCTGCCGCGGAGCTCCGAGACGGAGAGACACGAGCGACGCCAGCTGATCGGCTCCAAACTAGTcag AAGCCTGAGCCAAAGACCCACCacagaggagctggagcagaGAAACATCCTCAAGC AAAAGAATGAAGCAGAGGAGCAAGAAGCCAAGCAAGAGATTAAAAGAAGACTCTCCAGGAAG ctgagtGTGAGGCCTACGGTGGCAGAGCTCGTGGAGCGCCGGATTCTCTGTTTCAACGAGTACGTGGAGGTAACGGACGCCAAAGACTACGACCGGCGGGCGGACAAACCCTGGACCCGACTCACTCCCTCCGACAAG GCTGCTATCCGTGCGGAGCTGAATAAGTTCAAGAGCCAAGAGATGAAGGTTCACGAAGACAGCAAACAGTTCACCAG ATTCCACCGGCCCTAA
- the phactr2 gene encoding phosphatase and actin regulator 2 isoform X6, with amino-acid sequence MEHDVDGLEKSSSLASCDVVVDNAAGTQNAPATRQQRGKLSSLGKLFKPWKWRKKKTSDKFQDLSKVLERKISTRQTREELIKKGVLILDQDETIGSENLNGHATSSVTSEEVKVDVESPETALDHKASGPDGAEDKAAKTSHLKKTAKNSSTSTPRSRASKDALAQTEGPDARTNRKSNPPGSSSVPQKAPAETPAQPGELKSSLLSSNTKAASSKASGKETVGPPAASRPAPNASAAGEETGGGAAPGPAGQSPHVNKATEDTSFTVGETGGEKRGRTGGEGGGEESAAENSPRSAEAHDERPARLSVNTDRALVTVIPDRPRDSQTSDSDSDGPILYRDEEEDEEDDEYTTSALAVKIQRRDTLNIKLGNRPSKRELEEKNILPRSSETERHERRQLIGSKLVRSLSQRPTTEELEQRNILKQKNEAEEQEAKQEIKRRLSRKLSVRPTVAELVERRILCFNEYVEVTDAKDYDRRADKPWTRLTPSDKAAIRAELNKFKSQEMKVHEDSKQFTRFHRP; translated from the exons TTGATGGGCTGGAGAAATCGTCATCGCTGGCCAGCTGCGACGTGGTGGTGGACAACGCCGCCGGTACCCAGAATGCCCCAGCGACGCGGCAGCAACGGGGCAAGCTGTCGTCACTCGGGAAACTGTTCAAACCCTggaagtggaggaagaagaagaccagCGACAAGTTCCAGGATCTCTCCAAAG TCCTGGAGAGAAAAATCTCCACCAGACAAACGAGGGAGGAGCTCATCAAAAAAGGAGTTCTCATCCTCGACCAAG ATGAAACGATCGGCAGCGAAAATCTGAACGGCCACGCCACATCCAGTGTGACATCAGAGGAGGTTAAAGTTGACGTAGAGTCTCCAGAAACGGCGCTGGACCACAAGGCCTCCGGGCCCGACGGCGCTGAGGACAAAGCGG CAAAAACCTCCCATCtaaagaaaacagcaaaaaactcctccacctccacccctcgTTCCCGTGCATCTAAGGACGCTTTAGCGCAGACAGAGGGCCCCGATGCGAGGACGAACCGGAAATCAAACCCTCCCGGCTCTTCCTCCGTCCCTCAAAAGGCCCCCGCAGAGACTCCTGCTCAGCCTGGGGAGTTAAAATCCTCGCTCCTTTCCTCAAACACCAAGGCGGCCTCGTCCAAAGCCTCGGGCAAAGAGACGGTGGGACCTCCGGCCGCCTCGCGACCCGCTCCCAATGCCTCGGCTGCGGGCGAGGAGACCGGCGGGGGCGCGGCTCCCGGACCCGCCGGTCAGTCCCCCCACGTCAACAAGGCCACAGAGGACACCTCCTTCACAGTGGGAGAGACGGGCGGAGAGAAACGGGGGAGaacgggaggggaggggggcggagaaGAGTCTGCAGCGGAGAACAGCCCGAG GTCCGCCGAGGCCCACGACGAAAGGCCGGCGCGGCTCAGCGTGAACACGGACCGGGCCCTGGTGACGGTGATCCCCGACAGGCCGAGGGACAGCCAAACCAGCGACTCGGACTCGGACGGGCCGATTCTCTACcgggacgaggaggaagacgaggaggacgacgagtACACGACCA GCGCTCTCGCCGTGAAGATCCAGCGACGAGACACCTTGAACATCAAGCTGGGGAACCGTCCCAGCaagagggagctggaggagaaaaacattCTGCCGCGGAGCTCCGAGACGGAGAGACACGAGCGACGCCAGCTGATCGGCTCCAAACTAGTcag AAGCCTGAGCCAAAGACCCACCacagaggagctggagcagaGAAACATCCTCAAGC AAAAGAATGAAGCAGAGGAGCAAGAAGCCAAGCAAGAGATTAAAAGAAGACTCTCCAGGAAG ctgagtGTGAGGCCTACGGTGGCAGAGCTCGTGGAGCGCCGGATTCTCTGTTTCAACGAGTACGTGGAGGTAACGGACGCCAAAGACTACGACCGGCGGGCGGACAAACCCTGGACCCGACTCACTCCCTCCGACAAG GCTGCTATCCGTGCGGAGCTGAATAAGTTCAAGAGCCAAGAGATGAAGGTTCACGAAGACAGCAAACAGTTCACCAG ATTCCACCGGCCCTAA
- the phactr2 gene encoding phosphatase and actin regulator 2 isoform X5, whose amino-acid sequence MGQTAASAASQPAAVDGLEKSSSLASCDVVVDNAAGTQNAPATRQQRGKLSSLGKLFKPWKWRKKKTSDKFQDLSKVLERKISTRQTREELIKKGVLILDQDETIGSENLNGHATSSVTSEEVKVDVESPETALDHKASGPDGAEDKAAKTSHLKKTAKNSSTSTPRSRASKDALAQTEGPDARTNRKSNPPGSSSVPQKAPAETPAQPGELKSSLLSSNTKAASSKASGKETVGPPAASRPAPNASAAGEETGGGAAPGPAGQSPHVNKATEDTSFTVGETGGEKRGRTGGEGGGEESAAENSPRSAEAHDERPARLSVNTDRALVTVIPDRPRDSQTSDSDSDGPILYRDEEEDEEDDEYTTSALAVKIQRRDTLNIKLGNRPSKRELEEKNILPRSSETERHERRQLIGSKLVRSLSQRPTTEELEQRNILKQKNEAEEQEAKQEIKRRLSRKLSVRPTVAELVERRILCFNEYVEVTDAKDYDRRADKPWTRLTPSDKAAIRAELNKFKSQEMKVHEDSKQFTRFHRP is encoded by the exons TTGATGGGCTGGAGAAATCGTCATCGCTGGCCAGCTGCGACGTGGTGGTGGACAACGCCGCCGGTACCCAGAATGCCCCAGCGACGCGGCAGCAACGGGGCAAGCTGTCGTCACTCGGGAAACTGTTCAAACCCTggaagtggaggaagaagaagaccagCGACAAGTTCCAGGATCTCTCCAAAG TCCTGGAGAGAAAAATCTCCACCAGACAAACGAGGGAGGAGCTCATCAAAAAAGGAGTTCTCATCCTCGACCAAG ATGAAACGATCGGCAGCGAAAATCTGAACGGCCACGCCACATCCAGTGTGACATCAGAGGAGGTTAAAGTTGACGTAGAGTCTCCAGAAACGGCGCTGGACCACAAGGCCTCCGGGCCCGACGGCGCTGAGGACAAAGCGG CAAAAACCTCCCATCtaaagaaaacagcaaaaaactcctccacctccacccctcgTTCCCGTGCATCTAAGGACGCTTTAGCGCAGACAGAGGGCCCCGATGCGAGGACGAACCGGAAATCAAACCCTCCCGGCTCTTCCTCCGTCCCTCAAAAGGCCCCCGCAGAGACTCCTGCTCAGCCTGGGGAGTTAAAATCCTCGCTCCTTTCCTCAAACACCAAGGCGGCCTCGTCCAAAGCCTCGGGCAAAGAGACGGTGGGACCTCCGGCCGCCTCGCGACCCGCTCCCAATGCCTCGGCTGCGGGCGAGGAGACCGGCGGGGGCGCGGCTCCCGGACCCGCCGGTCAGTCCCCCCACGTCAACAAGGCCACAGAGGACACCTCCTTCACAGTGGGAGAGACGGGCGGAGAGAAACGGGGGAGaacgggaggggaggggggcggagaaGAGTCTGCAGCGGAGAACAGCCCGAG GTCCGCCGAGGCCCACGACGAAAGGCCGGCGCGGCTCAGCGTGAACACGGACCGGGCCCTGGTGACGGTGATCCCCGACAGGCCGAGGGACAGCCAAACCAGCGACTCGGACTCGGACGGGCCGATTCTCTACcgggacgaggaggaagacgaggaggacgacgagtACACGACCA GCGCTCTCGCCGTGAAGATCCAGCGACGAGACACCTTGAACATCAAGCTGGGGAACCGTCCCAGCaagagggagctggaggagaaaaacattCTGCCGCGGAGCTCCGAGACGGAGAGACACGAGCGACGCCAGCTGATCGGCTCCAAACTAGTcag AAGCCTGAGCCAAAGACCCACCacagaggagctggagcagaGAAACATCCTCAAGC AAAAGAATGAAGCAGAGGAGCAAGAAGCCAAGCAAGAGATTAAAAGAAGACTCTCCAGGAAG ctgagtGTGAGGCCTACGGTGGCAGAGCTCGTGGAGCGCCGGATTCTCTGTTTCAACGAGTACGTGGAGGTAACGGACGCCAAAGACTACGACCGGCGGGCGGACAAACCCTGGACCCGACTCACTCCCTCCGACAAG GCTGCTATCCGTGCGGAGCTGAATAAGTTCAAGAGCCAAGAGATGAAGGTTCACGAAGACAGCAAACAGTTCACCAG ATTCCACCGGCCCTAA
- the phactr2 gene encoding phosphatase and actin regulator 2 isoform X2 → MGQTAASAASQPAAVDGLEKSSSLASCDVVVDNAAGTQNAPATRQQRGKLSSLGKLFKPWKWRKKKTSDKFQDLSKVLERKISTRQTREELIKKGVLILDQDETIGSENLNGHATSSVTSEEVKVDVESPETALDHKASGPDGAEDKAERCDAKPVARAKQAQPRDVQAKKQQSPTLPSSSKPPGASASTTKHREGASGTKKTAKATGKTGPSTQAKANPRSTNSTSRGIAKTSHLKKTAKNSSTSTPRSRASKDALAQTEGPDARTNRKSNPPGSSSVPQKAPAETPAQPGELKSSLLSSNTKAASSKASGKETVGPPAASRPAPNASAAGEETGGGAAPGPAGQSPHVNKATEDTSFTVGETGGEKRGRTGGEGGGEESAAENSPRSAEAHDERPARLSVNTDRALVTVIPDRPRDSQTSDSDSDGPILYRDEEEDEEDDEYTTSALAVKIQRRDTLNIKLGNRPSKRELEEKNILPRSSETERHERRQLIGSKLVRSLSQRPTTEELEQRNILKQKNEAEEQEAKQEIKRRLSRKLSVRPTVAELVERRILCFNEYVEVTDAKDYDRRADKPWTRLTPSDKAAIRAELNKFKSQEMKVHEDSKQFTRFHRP, encoded by the exons TTGATGGGCTGGAGAAATCGTCATCGCTGGCCAGCTGCGACGTGGTGGTGGACAACGCCGCCGGTACCCAGAATGCCCCAGCGACGCGGCAGCAACGGGGCAAGCTGTCGTCACTCGGGAAACTGTTCAAACCCTggaagtggaggaagaagaagaccagCGACAAGTTCCAGGATCTCTCCAAAG TCCTGGAGAGAAAAATCTCCACCAGACAAACGAGGGAGGAGCTCATCAAAAAAGGAGTTCTCATCCTCGACCAAG ATGAAACGATCGGCAGCGAAAATCTGAACGGCCACGCCACATCCAGTGTGACATCAGAGGAGGTTAAAGTTGACGTAGAGTCTCCAGAAACGGCGCTGGACCACAAGGCCTCCGGGCCCGACGGCGCTGAGGACAAAGCGG AAAGGTGCGATGCTAAACCCGTCGCCCGGGCAAAGCAGGCGCAGCCCCGAGACGTTCAAGCTAAAAAACAGCAGAGCCCGACTCTGCCCTCCTCTTCCAAACCGCCGGGTGCCTCTGCATCCACAACCAAGCACAGAGAAGGCGCTTCGGGGACTAAAAAGACTGCCAAAGCCACAGGCAAGACAGGCCCGTCCACTCAGGCTAAAGCTAACCCACGGAGCACTAACAGCACTAGTCGCGGCATCG CAAAAACCTCCCATCtaaagaaaacagcaaaaaactcctccacctccacccctcgTTCCCGTGCATCTAAGGACGCTTTAGCGCAGACAGAGGGCCCCGATGCGAGGACGAACCGGAAATCAAACCCTCCCGGCTCTTCCTCCGTCCCTCAAAAGGCCCCCGCAGAGACTCCTGCTCAGCCTGGGGAGTTAAAATCCTCGCTCCTTTCCTCAAACACCAAGGCGGCCTCGTCCAAAGCCTCGGGCAAAGAGACGGTGGGACCTCCGGCCGCCTCGCGACCCGCTCCCAATGCCTCGGCTGCGGGCGAGGAGACCGGCGGGGGCGCGGCTCCCGGACCCGCCGGTCAGTCCCCCCACGTCAACAAGGCCACAGAGGACACCTCCTTCACAGTGGGAGAGACGGGCGGAGAGAAACGGGGGAGaacgggaggggaggggggcggagaaGAGTCTGCAGCGGAGAACAGCCCGAG GTCCGCCGAGGCCCACGACGAAAGGCCGGCGCGGCTCAGCGTGAACACGGACCGGGCCCTGGTGACGGTGATCCCCGACAGGCCGAGGGACAGCCAAACCAGCGACTCGGACTCGGACGGGCCGATTCTCTACcgggacgaggaggaagacgaggaggacgacgagtACACGACCA GCGCTCTCGCCGTGAAGATCCAGCGACGAGACACCTTGAACATCAAGCTGGGGAACCGTCCCAGCaagagggagctggaggagaaaaacattCTGCCGCGGAGCTCCGAGACGGAGAGACACGAGCGACGCCAGCTGATCGGCTCCAAACTAGTcag AAGCCTGAGCCAAAGACCCACCacagaggagctggagcagaGAAACATCCTCAAGC AAAAGAATGAAGCAGAGGAGCAAGAAGCCAAGCAAGAGATTAAAAGAAGACTCTCCAGGAAG ctgagtGTGAGGCCTACGGTGGCAGAGCTCGTGGAGCGCCGGATTCTCTGTTTCAACGAGTACGTGGAGGTAACGGACGCCAAAGACTACGACCGGCGGGCGGACAAACCCTGGACCCGACTCACTCCCTCCGACAAG GCTGCTATCCGTGCGGAGCTGAATAAGTTCAAGAGCCAAGAGATGAAGGTTCACGAAGACAGCAAACAGTTCACCAG ATTCCACCGGCCCTAA